ATAAACCGCCACCAGGCCCGCCAATCGTCCGATTTTATCTAACGGCCAGCCTTCTGACAAGCCCTTGATCAAGCCGGCCCGATAAGCGTCCCCGGCGCCGGTCGGATCAGAAGTGTTTTTCGGCTTTGCCGGAGGAATTTTTACAACTCTGCCGCCGCTATAAATCTCCGAACCCTTGTCTCCCTTGGTGATTACCAATATTTCCGTCATTTTCCCCAGTTTAGCCAAATTCATGCCTGTATTTTTTAAAACCAAATGAATTTCGTAGTCATTGCCGATTAAAACTTGAGAACCGGGTATGGCCCACTTCAATTCTTTTCTGGAAAAATTTATAATTTGCTGCCCGGGGTCAAAAATATAGGGAATGTTTGACTTTTTATAAATTTTTAAGTATTCAATCATTCTGGCTTTGGCATCCGGAGAAACAATTGCCATTTTAACATTTTTTATTTTTTTGGCAACTTGGCAGTATTTTTTATCCATGGGTCCGGGGTAAAAACCCGTAATTTGGTTATCCGCTTGATCAGTAATAATGTAAGCGCTGGCCGTCAGTTCTTTTTTGGATTTTCTTATTTTGGAAATATCTATTTCCTTGCCTTTGAGCCATTTTTCGTATTTAAAAAAATCCGCCCCAACCCTTCCTAAAATTATCGGTTTTTCGCCCAATAAGGACAGATTATAAGCGATATTGCCGGCCGTGCCGCCAAAGCTTTCCCTTAATTTATTGATGGTAAAGCTTACATTTAATATATGAATCTTATCTGGCAAAATATGGTCCTTGAATTCTCCGGGAAAATTCATTATTCTATCATAAACAAGGGAACCGCTTACTAGGATGGTATTACAAGTGTTTTTATTTTTCATGTTTAGTTATTTTACAACATTCATTAGGGCTTAGGGCTTAGGTACTTGGGCGTAAAAAATAAAATTCTCCCTAATCCCTATGCCCTAAGTACCTAATACACAAGCTATCTTATCAAAACCTCTCTATTTTTTTATTCTCGATTTTTTATTCCTATCCTGGCTTTTCAAATAACGAATGTATCCATTAATTCCTTTAATTAGCTCCGTGTACTTATCATCAACAAAAGTAGCCATTTTTTTACTGATAAATCCTTTCTTAAAAGCCTTTCTCATACCAGCCTTAGTTTCACCGGCTTCGCCTCTGGCAATATACATTCTATTAATTTTGTCTCCGTAAGAATATCTATTATAGCTTTCGGAAATGTTATCCGTAGTTGAAGAAGAGGACCTCCTTAATTGATCAACGCTTCTATATTTTTCGTCTTTGGGGAATTTTTCGGTTACCCTATGAATAAATATTTCTAATCTTTCAGATAATTTATAAATTTCCAAATTCTCCAACCCTCCCTTCATACTTATCATACTTAATTTTTTTATTTAGATTATCTTCTTCCTTTTATAACGTTCTATGATTTTATCTTATATATTAGGTACTTGGGGCCTGGGGTATAGGGCTTTCAATCCTGCCCCCAATCCCTAAGTACCTATGCCCTAATGCACAATCCATACTGCAAGCCCCCGCCCCATCACTCAACTTTTTTACCACGCGCAACTAGAGTCCCTAAGTACCTATGCCCTAATGCACAAGCTATAAAGCAAATCCTTCTTTTATTGCCCAACCTTTTTCTCCCCACCCCCAGTCTTCAACTTGGCGATTTCGTCTTCAATCGCTTTTCTCTCCAGACTCCCTTCCGGATATTTGGATAACATTTGTTTTAACGCTTCCAATTCCTGAATTTCGTTTTTATCCGCCTCCACCCCGCCGTCCGCCGTTCCCCTTATTTTTATCTCGCCAACCGGATCTAACCTGCCTCGCCGGAAGATATAAGATTTTCCCTTCATTACCATAGGAATCTCCTCGTCAAAACCCAACGGCGTTAAGGAGGAAAATTTTAGGGATTCATAAAAATTAAACAGAATTTTAAGCCGATTAACATAATCTTCGTCAAGGCCCTTTACCTTAGTTAAGTCAACCAAATATTGGGTTCTCTTTAAATTATCGGCTATATCCAAGCCTAATTTTGAAATATAATTCTTAAGCCAATCGGCGACGGTTCTAATTTCCGCCCGGCTGGTAATCGTTTCCTTATTATTAAGAATCGCCCCTTTTAAGCCGGCCTTGAATTTATCCCGGTCTTCCAAAACCACTATATTTAAGAGCTTAGCCGATAATTTTTCCATAATATCATAATCGGGCAGGCGGAATTGCCAGGTGAAATAATTTTTTACCAAATCCATAATGTCCGCGTCGTCTAACAGCGGCAAGGCGATAAACTTTAATTTAATAACAATTTTTTTATAAAAATCGTTAATTTCCTTAACCGCTTCCAGCTCCCTTTTTCTAGCGGCCATGGCTTCTTTCAATACTTTCACCAATATTTGCGCATGTTTAACGTCATTGCTCCTAACAATTATATCAAAAACTTTTTTTAAAGATTCCAAATAATCATCATCAAACAACCTATCGGCAATGCTAATATTTTTTGTCGCTTGGTTTTTGGTTGTGTTATTGGAAATTTCCATAATTATAGAATAAGCTCTGAAATTTAATCTTCTTTATTTACTTCTTCTCTTGTTTTGGTTACTTCATCAAACTGGGGGTCAAAGTTTACTTTTGCCTGATTAGCTTTAGTTCTTATCATATCGGCAAGGTTGGGTATTTCATTTTTACCATCCGAAAGTGAACCATCACGCTTAATAAACTGGGTAGGTTTGGGCCCTTTAGCTTTGAAAAAATTTTGATCCTCAAGTTTATCTAGAAAGGGTACAAGAAATTTAGCCGTGCTTTCTGTCATATCTTCAAGCATCCTGTCTATACTGGTTGGATTATCCCACGACTGCAAAGCGATTAAACCGATATCGGCTAATTTGTAACTCTTTTCCCCCGTCTTTGGATCAACGACATGTTTCCCCATAGCCAACCTGTTGAAACTGCGGGCATTGGCCCTGGGCGCGTTCTTTCCAAACTCGGTAGAAGCTATTTCGGCATGTTCCTTGACCGTGGCTTCTCTCCATTCGCCATTTTCCATTACATAAGCCGCGGTTGCTTCCCAGTGGTTGGTCTTTTTGTTCATTTCGGCTACTTGAGCGCCCAAGGCCATAGCTTCCTGTTCGTCAAAACCGGCATAAAGTTCTTTATTGTTTTTGTCGCTAAGCCCCCTCATTAAAGCCTGCAAACCCTCATATCCAGAACCAGCTTCAGGAACTAGCGCCTCAAAAGCTTCATTGTCATTGGCATCAGCCGCTAGTTTCCTCATTATCGCCTTTACTTTTGATTTCTCCCCGCCCGAAATCGCTTCTTTTAACATCCTAACCAATTCCGAGGCGTCATCAATTTCTTTAATATTGCCCATTTCTACGGATACTGCCTTTTCCCCGGCGGCCTTAGCTTCAAAAGAATAAATCGGAACGTTTCTATCAAGTTGT
This genomic interval from Patescibacteria group bacterium contains the following:
- a CDS encoding carbohydrate kinase family protein codes for the protein MKNKNTCNTILVSGSLVYDRIMNFPGEFKDHILPDKIHILNVSFTINKLRESFGGTAGNIAYNLSLLGEKPIILGRVGADFFKYEKWLKGKEIDISKIRKSKKELTASAYIITDQADNQITGFYPGPMDKKYCQVAKKIKNVKMAIVSPDAKARMIEYLKIYKKSNIPYIFDPGQQIINFSRKELKWAIPGSQVLIGNDYEIHLVLKNTGMNLAKLGKMTEILVITKGDKGSEIYSGGRVVKIPPAKPKNTSDPTGAGDAYRAGLIKGLSEGWPLDKIGRLAGLVAVYTVEKYGTQTHYFNWKGLEKRYEENYGESL
- a CDS encoding four helix bundle protein produces the protein MKGGLENLEIYKLSERLEIFIHRVTEKFPKDEKYRSVDQLRRSSSSTTDNISESYNRYSYGDKINRMYIARGEAGETKAGMRKAFKKGFISKKMATFVDDKYTELIKGINGYIRYLKSQDRNKKSRIKK